From the genome of Agromyces badenianii:
CCCAGCTTGGTGCGCGGAATCTCGGGCTTCTTCCGAATTCTCCCCACAGGGCGTGGAGAACACAGACAACACTCGCCTCGCGCCGCTTGCTCAGTCGATCGGGGGATCGATGAGCGGCAGACGACGGCACCGGATTGAATGCGGGGAACAATGACAGAACAGCCCATCTCGGATACGTGGGCGACGATCCTCGATCGGCTGTCAGACGACGACGCGATCACCCCGATGCTCCAGGGATTCCTCAATCTCGTCGAGCCGAAGGGCATTGCGGCCGGCACCTTCTACCTCGAGGTGCCGAACGATTTCACCGCGAGCATGCTGAACCAGCGCATGCGGGTCTCGCTGCTCTCGGCGATGAGCGTGGTCGAGGCTCCGGCGCCGGTGACCTCGTTCTACGTCGTCGTCAATCCCGAGCTCGAAGAAGCCAGGGCACCCGAGCCGCAGTCGCCGTTCGTCGACGAGATGCTCGATCCGGTGGAGATGCCCGCGTCTCCGCAGTCGGTCTTCGAGAACACGAACCCCGTCGCGTCGCGCGACACGCGACTGAACCCGAAGTACGCGTTCGAGAGCTTCGTGATCGGTCAGTCCAACCGCTTCGCCCATGCGGCGGCGGTCGCGGTGGCCGAGGCGCCGGCGAAGGCCTACAACCCGCTCTTCATCTACGGCGACTCGGGCCTCGGCAAGACCCACCTCCTGCACGCGATCGGCCACTACGCGATGAGCCTGTATCCGGGCATCCGCGTGCGGTACGTTTCGTCCGAGGAGTTCACGAACGACTTCATCAACTCGATCGCCAACAACCGCGGCTCGCTCTTCCAGCAGCGATACCGCAACATCGACATCCTGCTGATCGACGACATCCAGTTCCTGCAGGGCAAGGCCGAGACGCAAGAGGCGTTCTTCCACACCTTCAACACCCTGCACGATCACAACAAGCAGGTCGTGATCACGAGCGACGTGCCGCCGAAGCACCTCACCGGCTTCGAAGACCGCATGCGCAGCCGCTTCGAGTGGGGCCTCATCACCGACGTGCAGGCGCCCGACCTCGAGACCCGCATCGCGATCCTCCGCAAGAAGGCGCAGTCCGAGCGCCTCCAGGTGCCCGACGACATCCTCGAGTACATGGCCTCGAAGGTCTCGAGCAACATCCGCGAGCTCGAGGGCACCCTGATCCGCGTCACCGCGTTCGCGAGCCTCAACCGCACGCCGGTCGACATGCCGCTCGTGCAGACGGTCTTGAAAGACCTCATCACGGATGACTCGGACAACGTCGTCTCGCCGGTCGACATCATCACCGCGACCGCCGACTACTTCAAGCTCACCGTCGACGATCTCTACGGGTCCAGCCGATCGCAGGCCGTGGCGACCGCGCGCCAGATCGCGATGTACCTCTGCCGCGAGCTCACGAGCCTGTCGCTGCCGAAGATCGGACAGCTGTTCGGCAACCGCGATCACACGACCGTCATGTATGCGAACAAGAAGATCTCGGAGCTCATGAAGGAGCGGCGCTCGATCTACAACCAGGTGACCGAACTCACCGCGCGCATCAAGCAGGTCAGCCGCTACCGCTGAGCACGGCGGTGCGAAGGGTCGAGTGAACCGTGCACCGGGGTCTCGACACGGCACAGGCGCCACGGCACGCCTGCTCGACCGACCGGGCGGATTCTCGATACGGCGCCGGCCCGCCGACTCGACCAGCAAGCGAGGGTGATCGGCGCGCCCGCACCCTCGGAATCGGGGTCTGCACGGCCACTGCAGATCGTTTCAACGCAATTCCCACAGTTGTGGAGAACCTGTGGATTGTTAACGAGCAACCGCGCCACGCCTGTTGAGACCGGCCCCTCGCCTGTGCAGAACAGTGTCATGCGTTCGGCACCGCGCCGGGACATCCGCTCGCGAACCCACACACTGTGCACAGATCGGATGCCCCGAGATCGGCGTCGTTCCGCGGGTCTCCGAACACCATCCACAGTTTCCACAGCGGTTAACACTGTTAAGAGTTAAGGGTTTAAGGGGGGATTCCCACAACCTCGAGATCGGCGGGCTTCGGTCGACGCCTGGCGCGCCTGCACGTCGTGATCGATTCGCCCCGCGACGCGGTCGGCTCTGCGGATAACATGGGACGCACCCAGCGCCATCCACGACGGGAGAACCGTGAAGTTCCAGGTCAACCGCGACGTCTTCAGTGAGGCCGTTTCCTTCGCCGTCAAACTGCTGCCGCAGCGCACCACGCTGCCGATCCTCTCGGGCGTACTGATCCAGGCGAATGCCGACGGTCTCGTGCTCTCCTCCTTCGACTACGAGGTCTCATCGCAGACCGAGATCCAGGCCGACGTCGAAGAGCAGGGCACCGTGCTCGTCTCGGGCCGACTCCTCGCCGAGATCGCCGGCCGCCTGCCGAATGCCCCGGTGCGCGTCGCGACCGAAGAGAGCCGCATCTCCGTGAGCTGCGGCTCGGCGAGCTTCACACTCCTGTCGATGCCGGTGGAGGAATATCCCTCGATCCCCGAGATCGGCCCCGAGTCCGGCGTCGTGCCGGCCGAGGAGTTCGCGGCCGCAGTGGCGCAGGTCGCCGTCGCAGCATCGCGCGACGACGTGACGCCGGTCATCACGGGTGTGCAGCTCGAGGTGCGCGAGAACAACCTGAGCCTCGTCGCCACCGACCGCTACCGCGTCGCGGTGCGCGAACTCGATTGGGACGGCGGCGGCGTCGCGAGCGAAGAGACCGTCACGGCGCTCGTGCCCGCGCGCACCCTGCAAGAGGTCGGCAAGACCTTCGGTCACTCCGGCACGATCTCGGTCTCGATCACGAACCGCGACGACCGCGAGCTGATCGCCTTCAGCGCCGAGAAGAAGACTGTCACCTCGCTGCTCATCAAGGGCAACTTCCCGCCCGTGCGGCGGCTCTTCCCCGAGACGGTCGACAACTACGCGGTGGTCAACACGGCCGAGCTGATCGAGGCCACCCGCCGTGTCGCCCTGGTGCTCGAGCGCGAGGCGG
Proteins encoded in this window:
- the dnaN gene encoding DNA polymerase III subunit beta — encoded protein: MKFQVNRDVFSEAVSFAVKLLPQRTTLPILSGVLIQANADGLVLSSFDYEVSSQTEIQADVEEQGTVLVSGRLLAEIAGRLPNAPVRVATEESRISVSCGSASFTLLSMPVEEYPSIPEIGPESGVVPAEEFAAAVAQVAVAASRDDVTPVITGVQLEVRENNLSLVATDRYRVAVRELDWDGGGVASEETVTALVPARTLQEVGKTFGHSGTISVSITNRDDRELIAFSAEKKTVTSLLIKGNFPPVRRLFPETVDNYAVVNTAELIEATRRVALVLEREAALRYSFTADGLTLEAIGSEQAQASESIDAILTGDDTVVSLKPQFLLDGLGAVHSEYVRVSFTKTENPNKPGPVLITSQSSREQAGADSYRYLLQPNLLLR
- the dnaA gene encoding chromosomal replication initiator protein DnaA, translated to MTEQPISDTWATILDRLSDDDAITPMLQGFLNLVEPKGIAAGTFYLEVPNDFTASMLNQRMRVSLLSAMSVVEAPAPVTSFYVVVNPELEEARAPEPQSPFVDEMLDPVEMPASPQSVFENTNPVASRDTRLNPKYAFESFVIGQSNRFAHAAAVAVAEAPAKAYNPLFIYGDSGLGKTHLLHAIGHYAMSLYPGIRVRYVSSEEFTNDFINSIANNRGSLFQQRYRNIDILLIDDIQFLQGKAETQEAFFHTFNTLHDHNKQVVITSDVPPKHLTGFEDRMRSRFEWGLITDVQAPDLETRIAILRKKAQSERLQVPDDILEYMASKVSSNIRELEGTLIRVTAFASLNRTPVDMPLVQTVLKDLITDDSDNVVSPVDIITATADYFKLTVDDLYGSSRSQAVATARQIAMYLCRELTSLSLPKIGQLFGNRDHTTVMYANKKISELMKERRSIYNQVTELTARIKQVSRYR